A window of Arcobacter acticola genomic DNA:
CATACCAAGAAGCACTCGCTGAAGCAAAAGTTATCACAGGAACAAAAGATGCTAATAGAGTAAAAGCTATTGGAGAAAGAATTGCAAAAGTAGCCGATAGAAGTGATTTTACATGGGAATTTAATCTTGTTGAAGATGAAGCTTTAAATGCATTTTGTTTACCAGGGGGTAAAGTTGTAGTTTATACAGGTATTTTAAAAGCAGCACGTAATGATGACCAATTAGCAACTGTAATTTCACACGAAATAGCCCATGCACTTGCTAGACATGGAGCTGAAAGAATGAGTTCTGCAAAAGTACAACAAGGAATTCAAGTATTAGGAAATGTTGTTTTAGCAGTTGGAGCACCTGAATATCAAAATGTATTTAATCAAACATATGGAATTGGAACGCAAGTGGGAGTTATGCTTCCTTATGGAAGAATGCAAGAGAGTGAAGCTGATGAAATAGGTATTTATTTAATGCACAAAGCTGGATATAATTTACAAGAAGCACTTAAATTTTGGGAAAATATGAGTGAGGGAAAACAAGAAACAAATGAGTTTTTATCAACACATCCAAGTTCAAGTACTAGAATTGAAGATATTAAAAAAGTAATTGTAAAAATACAATCTCAAGCAAACATCTAAAATAAGAGTAAATCTATACTCTTATTTTTTTATCTTCATACATTTTCTCATCTGCATAATTTAATAAATCCTCAATATTATCACCATCTTTTGGATATATACTCACTCCCAAACTAAAAGATAAAGGTATTGTTAAATCTTCAGTATAATTTAGTGGATTTTTTTTTGAAATTTCTTCTATTCTTTTTAATGTTAAATTTAAATATTCTAATGATTTAAGATGTTCAAAAAGTATTACAAATTCATCTCCACCAATCCTTGCAAGTGTGTCGTCATCTCTTATAATATCAGATAAAACTTCACCAAGATGTTTAAGTAACATATCCCCAACATGGTGACCATATTCATCATTTACTTTTTTAAATTTATTTAAATCTATAAAACATAGGGCAAAAAATTCTTCTGAATCTTTACTTTTCGAAATAGCATTATCTATTTTCCTTATTAACATAGAACGATTTGGTAATCCAGTTAAACTATCATGATCAGCAGAATATTCAAGCTCTGATTGAATTTTTTTAAGATATGTAATATCTTGACAAATAATTATATTATCTGCTCTATTATTATAAGTAAATTTCATTGGAATAATATCTGTATGAAAGAAAATATCAACGCCATCTAAATTTGTTGCTTGTAAAATACTACTAACTTGTGTAGATGAAATATTAACCTCTCTTGAAAAGAAATATTTGGAGAAATGTGAACCTATCATATCATTTTGGTTTAAACCAAAAAAAGATGTACAAGCTTCATTGGCTTCAGTTATTATTCCTTTTTCATTTATATGAAAACTAATTAAATTCTGATTTATTAGATTAAAATACATCTCATTGTTTTTTATATCTTCTTTTTGATTTTCATAATGTAAATTCTCTTGATTTATTAACTGTATTGCTTGTACATAATCCATAGTAAGTTTTGATTGTTTGGTGAACATTGCTATATAAAAAATTTTGTTTGTTTCGAAATAACAAAGTTCTATATTAACATCATAAAATATATCTCTTTTTGAAAGCATTGGTATATGTAAATAATCTTTATTATTGATATTTAAATCTTTTAGTTTTTCTTCTAAACCAACAAATTCCCAAAAGAAATCTCTTATGTCTGAATTTACACTTATTGTTTTGAAATCATCAACAAAATCTATTAAATTATCTGTAAACTCAACAATTTTGAAATCTTCAGAAAATAATATACAAGAGATATTATATTTCTTGCAAATGATAGGTAAAATCAATCCTGATAAAATCATAATAATTGCTCAACTATTTTTTTACTTAAAACACCAAATAATTCTTCGATATTACTGTTATCTTTTGCCGAAGTTTTAGTAATAAATACTATATTAGGAAAAAGTTTCTTTAAACTTTTAAGATCAATTTCCTCATACTCTAAATCACTTTTATTTAAAGCAATACAAATAGGTAAGTTTGGCATTGTTTCTTCACAAAGAGTTAAATGTTCAGAAATAAAATTAATTGTATTTTTTCTAGTTAAATCTGCAACAATAATAAAACCTTTTGCTCCATTTAAATAATGACTTAAAATTGGTTTAAAATCTGTTTTTCCTTCAATATCCCATATCATAGTATTTGAAGTGTAAGTTTTATTATTTACATAAGTATCAATAACTTTATTTAAAATAGAAACACCAATAGTGCTTAGATATTCTTCATTAAAATTATTATCAATATAACGTTTTATTAAACTTGATTTACCTGTTCCAAAATCTCCTAATAAAACAATTTTATAAGTAAACATCCAAAACCTTTATTTTTTAATAAAAAATGTATAAACTAAAAGTATATTATATCTAATTTTATTATTAAAAACTTTATTATTTATTATTATTTTAAATATGAGATAAAAAATGTGTTATATTTATAAGGATTTTTCTTAGAAGTAATTCTAGTATATACTTTATTTTTAAGTTAAATTGATAGGATTGTAAAATTCTGAGATTTTTTATTCAACTCTCATAATTGAGAATTGAATAAATTTATAAATTAAGCTATATTTGTATAAACCGCTTGAACATCCTCATCATCTTCAAGTTTTTCTATTAATTTACCAATCTCTTCTTGTTGAGCTTCTGTAAACTCTTGAGGATTATTTGGAATTCTTTTTAACTCTGCTTTTGTAAGTTCAATTCCTAACTCTTCAAATTTTTGATTCATATTTCCAAAGTCTGTATAGTTAGCATATGCTAAAACAACACCATCTTCTTCTTCAATTTCTTCAAGTCCAGCATCAATTAATTCTAATTCTAATTCTTCAATATCCATATCAGCTGTTTTATTAAATTCAAAAATAGCTTTTCTATCAAAGAAAAATTCTAAAGAACCAGTTGGTACAACTTGTCCACCGTTTTTATTGAAATACATTTTAACATTTGCAACTGTTCTTGTATTATTGTCTGTTGCAGTTTCTACAAAAATTAAAATTCCATGAGGACCTTTTCCTTCAAAGTTTACTTCAGAAAAATTTGTTGCATCTTTTCCACTAGCTCTTTTTATAGCAGCATCAATATTTGTTTTTGGCATATTTTCAGCTTTTGCATTTAAAATAGCTGTTCTAAGTGCTGAGTTCATTTCAGGATCTGGAACTCCTGCCCGTGCTGCCATTTCAATTGCTTTTGCTAATTTAGGGAAAATTCTTGACATTGCTCCCCATCTTTTCATTTTTGACGCTTTTCTATATTCGAAGGCTCTACCCATTATAACTCCAATTTGTTTTTCAAATTTTTGTTGAATTATAGCAAGTTTGTAATAATATAATTATAAATATAAAACTTATTCTAAAATAAAATTCGATAATATAAAGGATGAAAAAAATAATATTACTCTCATTTATCCTATTTTTAAACTTAAATGCTTTTAATCTGTCCAGCTCAAAAGTAAAAAATGCAAATACAGTTTTAGTAAAAATTAATGGAAAAAACATAAGCGAGCCAAAATTAACTTTTGATAAACAAAATATAAATTTTTATAAAAATCCTTTTATTTCTGATTCCTATTATGCCCTACTTCCTATTTCTTATTATCAAAAACTTGGGAAAGATAGAATTATCTTCTCTTATTTAGAAAATAATAAAAAAATATTTAAAGGTTTAGATTTAGAAATAATTGATGGAAAATACAAAAGTGAAGTAATAAATGTAAAACCTTCAATTTTTAAACCAAATAAAGAAAGAGTTGCAAGAACAAAAAAAGAGTATGAAGAAGCTATGGAAATTTACAATAGTTCAAGTGCAGAAATTTACTGGAAAGATGATTTTATATATCCTTTAAACTCGAAAATAACCAGCGATTTTGGAACAAAAAGAGTTTATAATAAAGAGCTTAAATCATACCATGGAGGAACAGATTTTCAAGCAAAAGACAATACTCCTATTATCGCTTCAAATTCGGGAATAGTTCGAATTTCATCAAATAGATTTTATGCAGGAAATTCAATAGTGATAGATCATGGACAAGGCGTTTACTCATGTTATTTTCATTTAAATACAATGAATTTCAAAGTTGGTGATTTTATAAATAGAGGTGAAATTTTAGGTCTAAGTGGAAGTACTGGAAGAGTTACGGGCCCACACTTGCATTTTACTTTTAGAATAAATGGCCTACAAGTTGACCCATTACAAGCAATTCAAGTATTAAATAATTTAAAAAACACTTATTAAACATTCTTTTTATAATTTTTTTATATAATATGAGTAACATATAAGAAAGGATAAATTTGAAAAAAATAATTTTATTACTAGCTTTAACAATTTTTTGCTTTGCCCAAGACAAATATCAAGATGATTTTGTAAAAAGTTTTGATTCAGAGTATAATGAAAACAAAATTGAAGTTTTTGATCCTTTAAGTGGTTACAATAGATTAATGACTGATTTTAACGATAAAATATATATGAATGTATTAGACCCAACAGCTAGAGGTTATGAATATATAGTACCCCAAACAGTAAGAATTAGTGTTGATAATTTTTTCAAAAACTTAATGTTTCCAGTTAGATTTGTAAACAATATATTACAACTAAAATTTCAAAATTCAGCAGAAGAATTAGGTCGATTTGTAATAAATACAGTTTGGGGATTAGCAGGATTCATGGATGTTGCAAAAAGTGAATTAGGCTGGGAAGCTCATAATGAAGACTTTGGACAAACTTTAGGTTTTTATGGAGTTGGGGATGGTTTTCATGTAGTATTACCTTTCCTTGGCCCATCAAATTTAAGAGATATTGTTGGTATTGGAGCTGATTCTTATGTAAGTGTATTAAGTACTACAGGAAGCAGTGATTTAAACTATAAAATACCAGATACTTTCTTACAACAAATGGGAATTACAACTTTTAGTATCGTAAATTCCACTTCACTAAAGTTAGGACAATATGAATCAATAAAAAAAGATGCTTTAGATTTATATCCATTTTTAAGAGATATTTATACGCAAGCAAGAAAAAAACAAATAGAGGAATAATATAAATGATGTTTAAAAAAATTTTTACAATTTTATTAATAATTGCAGCTACATTTTCTTATGCAAATGCTCTAAAACAAAATGAAATAAAAGAACAAATGACAAAAAAAATCGATAGTGTTTTATTGGTTTTAGAAAAAAAGAATTTAACAATCCCTCAAAAAGGCGATGAAATCATTAAAATAATTGATGAAGTTTTTGATTATGAATTAATGGCAAGAATTTCTCTTGGAAAAGAGACATGGAATTCAATATCTGAGCAAAAACAAAAAGAATTTACAAAAATATTTGAAAATAAATTAAAAAAATCATATATAGAAAAGCTTGAACTTTATAATGATCAAAAAGTTCAAATTATTGCTTTAAAGCCATATAATAATACAAGACTACAATTAGAAACACAATTAGTAGGAAAAGAAGGAAACTATCAAATAAACTATAATTTCTATAATAAAGCAAAAGATTCTGAGCAATGGCTAATTTATGATGTAGATTTAGTAGGAGTTAGCATCATACAAACATATAGACAACAATTTGCTGGATTATTAAAAGAAAAATCTTTTGATGAAATGCTTGTATTATTAGAAAAATCAAATAGTAAATAATGATAAAAAGAATATATGATACTTTTATTTTAAAGTATCCAAGTGCTGTTTTAATTGCTTTAATGATATTTATCTCAAGTTTAGCTTATTATGCTACAAAACTTGAGATAGATGCTTCTGCTGAAACATTACTACTTGATGATGATAAAGATTTGAAATTTTTTAGAGAAGTTAATGAAAGATACAATAGTACAGATTTTTTAGTTGTTACATTCTCTCCCAAAACAGATTTACTTTCAAAAGATAGTCTTGAAACTATAAAAAACATTTCTGAAGATTTTTTAAAAATTGAAAATATTGAAACTATAACTTCAATTTTAAATGTTCCCTTGCTTCAATCACCTGTTCGTCCAATATCAGATTTAGTTTCAGGAGTAGAATCACTTGAGACAAAAGAATTTGATAAAACTCTTGTAAAGAATGAGTTTTTAAATTCGCCCCTTTATTCAAATGCCTTAGTAAGTAGTGATTTTAAAACTACTGCTTTAATTTTAAATTTAAAAAAAGATACAAAATATTTTGATTTACTTGAACAAAGAAATAGTTTATTGGCTAAAAAACGAGAAAACAACTTAAGTGATGAAGATAATAAAAAACTTGAAGAAACAATTTTAGAGTTTAAAGCACATAGAGATAGACAAAGAGAAAATGAAACTATTGAGATACAAAATATTAGAAATATTATCAAAAAATATGAACCAAGTGCTAAAATATTTTTAGGTGGAGTAAATATGATAGCTAGCGATATAGTTGGCTATGTTAAAAATGATTTACTTATTTATGGAACATCTTTACTTCTAATTTTAGTATTTATTTTATGGTATATTTTTAGACATATTAGATGGATTATAATACCCTTATTTATATGTTTAGTATCTGTTATTGCAACAGCTGGAACCTTAGGTATTTTTGGCTGGGAAGTAACTGTAATATCATCTAATTTCATTGCTTTACAATTAATTATTACCATTTCAATAGTTTTACACTTAATTGTAAGATATAGAGAATTAAATGTAAAATATAAAAATGCAAGCCAATATAAACTTGTGATAAACACTATTTTATCAAAATTCAATCCATCATTTTTTGCAATAATTACAACCATCACAGGATTTGGTTCTTTAGTTTTATCAAATATCCAACCTGTTATTAATCTAGGACTTATGATGAGTACTGGGATTGCTATTTCTTTAGTTTTATCATTTTTGATTTTTCCAGTTATTTTGATAATGATGGACAAAAAAGATGAGCATGAGCAGGAAAACACCAGATTTTCTTTTATAAAAAAATGTTCAAATATTGTAGAACATAATGGAAAAACAATTATTGTTACAAGTATTCTATTATTAATCTTTTCTCTAAGTGGAAGTTTAAAACTTATAGTTGAAAATAGTTTTATTAGTTATTTTAAACAATCAACTGATATATACAAAGGGATGCAAGTAATTGATGAAAACCTTGGAGGAACTACTCCTTTAGATATCGTTATCAAATTCAAAGATGAACCAAAAGCCATAGTAAAAGAAGAAGTAAAAGATCAATTTGATGATTTTGAAAATGAATTTGCAAAAAATGCAGATGATAAACAATATTGGTTTAGCCAAGATAAAATGGACACAATAACTGCTGTTCACGATTATCTAGAAAGTCTTCCAGAAGTTGGAAAAGTTCAATCACTAGCAACTTTATTAAAAATTGGACAAACATTAAATAATGGCAAAAAGTTAGATGGAATTACTTTAGCATTATTATACAATCAGTTACCTGCTAAATACAAAACTTTAATACTTTCTCCATATATTAATATTGATGAAAACGAAGCTAGAATTACTATTAGAATAGTTGATTCAAATCCAGATTTAAGAAGAAATGATTTACTAAATAAAATAAGAGATGATTTAAAAACTGTAATTCAAAATAAAGAAACAACTGTTAAATTATCAAATTTAATGGTTTTATATAACAATATGCTTCAATCTTTATTTAATTCTCAAATTGCGACTTTGGGATTTGTAATTGTAATTTTATTTGTAATGTTTATAATTTTATTTAGATCATTAAAAATAGCTCTAATAGCAATAGCAACTAATATAATACCTATTTCAGCAATATTTGGAATAATGGGTTGGTTAAATATTCCTTTAGATATTATGACTATTACAATTGCAGCAATTGCCATAGGAATAGGAGTTGATGATACAATTCACTTTATACATAGATTTAAAGAAGAATTTAAAAAAGATCATAATTATGTTAATTCAATAAGAAGATCACATGAAAGTATTGGATATGCTATGTATTATACTTCTTTAGTGATAATCATGGGCTTCTCTATTTTAGTTTTATCAAATCTAATTCCAACTATCTATTTTGGTTTATTAACTGTAATTACTATGATTACTGTATTAATAGCTAATTTATTGTTATTACCAAGATTAATTCTCATTTTCAAACCATATGAAAAACTAAAGGACAAAAATAAATGAATGTAGCAATATATTGTGGTTCTTCATTTGGGAATGACATAATTTATGAAGAATCAACAAGGATTTTAGCCAAGAAATTAGCTTTAAAAAAATTAAATATTGTTTATGGTGGCTCACTTCAAGGATTGATGGGAATTATTTCAAATGAGTCACTTAAATATAATAATATGGTAACAGGTGTAATTACATATGACTTAGTTACAAAAGAAATCGAAAATAAGAATATTACAAAGATTTACAAAGTTGATACAATGAATGAACGAAAAGCAAAGATGGAAGAGCTAGCAGACGCTTTCATAGCAATTCCAGGAGGTTATGGTACACTAGATGAGACATTTTCTGTATTAACAGCTGCACAAATAGGACACCACGAAAAACCCTTTGCTTTTTACAATATAAATGGTTACTATAATAAACTCATTGACTTTTTAGAAAACTGTGTAAAAGAAGGTTTTATTGGAAAAAGTTTTGTTGATATGCTTATTATTAGCGATGATATTGATGAAATTATAAGTAAAATTTTATCATACAAAGCACCAAAAAATAAGTGGGTGAAATAATAAAGCTAATATAAGCTTTAAGCTATTTACCTTTTGTTAATCTTCTATTTAATAAGAGTTAATAGTAGTAAATTATAATTATCTTACAAGTTAATTACAAACTTAATTTTTTGCGATGTTAAGATTTTAGATTAACCTTCCTCCTACTACTATATACAAAATTCAAAGTCCACCAGGAAAGCTTTTTAGCTTTCCTTTTTTTTAAATTACTTACAGGAAAAACTACTTATGAAGAAATACATATTATTTGATAATGATGGAGTTGGAGAGACTGAAAATTGGTACTATGAAGCAAATAAAAA
This region includes:
- a CDS encoding sensor domain-containing diguanylate cyclase, whose amino-acid sequence is MILSGLILPIICKKYNISCILFSEDFKIVEFTDNLIDFVDDFKTISVNSDIRDFFWEFVGLEEKLKDLNINNKDYLHIPMLSKRDIFYDVNIELCYFETNKIFYIAMFTKQSKLTMDYVQAIQLINQENLHYENQKEDIKNNEMYFNLINQNLISFHINEKGIITEANEACTSFFGLNQNDMIGSHFSKYFFSREVNISSTQVSSILQATNLDGVDIFFHTDIIPMKFTYNNRADNIIICQDITYLKKIQSELEYSADHDSLTGLPNRSMLIRKIDNAISKSKDSEEFFALCFIDLNKFKKVNDEYGHHVGDMLLKHLGEVLSDIIRDDDTLARIGGDEFVILFEHLKSLEYLNLTLKRIEEISKKNPLNYTEDLTIPLSFSLGVSIYPKDGDNIEDLLNYADEKMYEDKKIRV
- a CDS encoding M23 family metallopeptidase, translated to MKKIILLSFILFLNLNAFNLSSSKVKNANTVLVKINGKNISEPKLTFDKQNINFYKNPFISDSYYALLPISYYQKLGKDRIIFSYLENNKKIFKGLDLEIIDGKYKSEVINVKPSIFKPNKERVARTKKEYEEAMEIYNSSSAEIYWKDDFIYPLNSKITSDFGTKRVYNKELKSYHGGTDFQAKDNTPIIASNSGIVRISSNRFYAGNSIVIDHGQGVYSCYFHLNTMNFKVGDFINRGEILGLSGSTGRVTGPHLHFTFRINGLQVDPLQAIQVLNNLKNTY
- a CDS encoding TIGR00730 family Rossman fold protein, translated to MNVAIYCGSSFGNDIIYEESTRILAKKLALKKLNIVYGGSLQGLMGIISNESLKYNNMVTGVITYDLVTKEIENKNITKIYKVDTMNERKAKMEELADAFIAIPGGYGTLDETFSVLTAAQIGHHEKPFAFYNINGYYNKLIDFLENCVKEGFIGKSFVDMLIISDDIDEIISKILSYKAPKNKWVK
- a CDS encoding YebC/PmpR family DNA-binding transcriptional regulator, which produces MGRAFEYRKASKMKRWGAMSRIFPKLAKAIEMAARAGVPDPEMNSALRTAILNAKAENMPKTNIDAAIKRASGKDATNFSEVNFEGKGPHGILIFVETATDNNTRTVANVKMYFNKNGGQVVPTGSLEFFFDRKAIFEFNKTADMDIEELELELIDAGLEEIEEEDGVVLAYANYTDFGNMNQKFEELGIELTKAELKRIPNNPQEFTEAQQEEIGKLIEKLEDDEDVQAVYTNIA
- a CDS encoding M48 family metallopeptidase, which codes for MKIIKNMVLILLSLIIIIGCTHKTPYTNRSQMIFMSSEEELALGEKSYQEALAEAKVITGTKDANRVKAIGERIAKVADRSDFTWEFNLVEDEALNAFCLPGGKVVVYTGILKAARNDDQLATVISHEIAHALARHGAERMSSAKVQQGIQVLGNVVLAVGAPEYQNVFNQTYGIGTQVGVMLPYGRMQESEADEIGIYLMHKAGYNLQEALKFWENMSEGKQETNEFLSTHPSSSTRIEDIKKVIVKIQSQANI
- a CDS encoding ABC transporter substrate-binding protein, with translation MMFKKIFTILLIIAATFSYANALKQNEIKEQMTKKIDSVLLVLEKKNLTIPQKGDEIIKIIDEVFDYELMARISLGKETWNSISEQKQKEFTKIFENKLKKSYIEKLELYNDQKVQIIALKPYNNTRLQLETQLVGKEGNYQINYNFYNKAKDSEQWLIYDVDLVGVSIIQTYRQQFAGLLKEKSFDEMLVLLEKSNSK
- a CDS encoding MlaA family lipoprotein translates to MKKIILLLALTIFCFAQDKYQDDFVKSFDSEYNENKIEVFDPLSGYNRLMTDFNDKIYMNVLDPTARGYEYIVPQTVRISVDNFFKNLMFPVRFVNNILQLKFQNSAEELGRFVINTVWGLAGFMDVAKSELGWEAHNEDFGQTLGFYGVGDGFHVVLPFLGPSNLRDIVGIGADSYVSVLSTTGSSDLNYKIPDTFLQQMGITTFSIVNSTSLKLGQYESIKKDALDLYPFLRDIYTQARKKQIEE
- a CDS encoding Rab family GTPase gives rise to the protein MFTYKIVLLGDFGTGKSSLIKRYIDNNFNEEYLSTIGVSILNKVIDTYVNNKTYTSNTMIWDIEGKTDFKPILSHYLNGAKGFIIVADLTRKNTINFISEHLTLCEETMPNLPICIALNKSDLEYEEIDLKSLKKLFPNIVFITKTSAKDNSNIEELFGVLSKKIVEQLL
- a CDS encoding efflux RND transporter permease subunit, which gives rise to MIKRIYDTFILKYPSAVLIALMIFISSLAYYATKLEIDASAETLLLDDDKDLKFFREVNERYNSTDFLVVTFSPKTDLLSKDSLETIKNISEDFLKIENIETITSILNVPLLQSPVRPISDLVSGVESLETKEFDKTLVKNEFLNSPLYSNALVSSDFKTTALILNLKKDTKYFDLLEQRNSLLAKKRENNLSDEDNKKLEETILEFKAHRDRQRENETIEIQNIRNIIKKYEPSAKIFLGGVNMIASDIVGYVKNDLLIYGTSLLLILVFILWYIFRHIRWIIIPLFICLVSVIATAGTLGIFGWEVTVISSNFIALQLIITISIVLHLIVRYRELNVKYKNASQYKLVINTILSKFNPSFFAIITTITGFGSLVLSNIQPVINLGLMMSTGIAISLVLSFLIFPVILIMMDKKDEHEQENTRFSFIKKCSNIVEHNGKTIIVTSILLLIFSLSGSLKLIVENSFISYFKQSTDIYKGMQVIDENLGGTTPLDIVIKFKDEPKAIVKEEVKDQFDDFENEFAKNADDKQYWFSQDKMDTITAVHDYLESLPEVGKVQSLATLLKIGQTLNNGKKLDGITLALLYNQLPAKYKTLILSPYINIDENEARITIRIVDSNPDLRRNDLLNKIRDDLKTVIQNKETTVKLSNLMVLYNNMLQSLFNSQIATLGFVIVILFVMFIILFRSLKIALIAIATNIIPISAIFGIMGWLNIPLDIMTITIAAIAIGIGVDDTIHFIHRFKEEFKKDHNYVNSIRRSHESIGYAMYYTSLVIIMGFSILVLSNLIPTIYFGLLTVITMITVLIANLLLLPRLILIFKPYEKLKDKNK